A stretch of DNA from Pseudonocardia hierapolitana:
CGGGCTATGGAACGGCCGTGTGCGGCTGGATCGACGTCCCGCACGACCGCGGCCGGGAAGAGCGTGTCGGCAGCAGCATACGGCGGCGTCGCGAAGCCGAGATCATCGTCCGCGAGCTCGCCGACGGTCTGCAGGCCTCGGCCGCGCATACGTTCGGCGTCATCACGTTCTACTCCGGTCAGGTCACCGCGATCTGGGAAGCGATGTACGCCGAGGGGATGGCGATCCGGGACGGCGCGGACTACCGCCTCAACCCGTCGGTTCCGTGGCTCCACGACGCCCGCGGGCTCCCCCGTGTGCGGATCGGCTCGGTCGACGCGTTCCAGGGCCGCGAGTTCGACGTCGTCTACCTGTCCACCGTGCGCTCGAACCGACCCCGCCCAGGAAAGGCGCCCCACCTCGGCTTCCTCGTCCTGCCGAACCGCCTGTGCGTGGCGATGAGCCGGCAGCGACGGCTGCTCGTCGCGGTCGGCGACGCCGCGATGTTCACCTCGGAGTCCGGCCGGGTCGCTGTTCCAGCCCTGGCTGCCTTCCACGGCCTGACGGGTGGTGAGCATGGCTGCAGGCGATCCGCATGACCTCCCGATCTTCACGTTGGCCGATCTGCCGGACCGCACTCACCACGTCGTGCTGACACCGGCCCACCGGTGGCGCGTTGTGATCGAATGGACCGTCCCCACCGGGAAGGACATCCTGCTCGAGACCGTGCTCAGGCTCCGCCGGGCGGGCGAGCAGTCATCGGCACGGATCAGCGACCTGATGCAACTGCCGGACGACCTCGTTCGCCACCTGCTCGCGCGTGTCGCGGCCGAGCGCATGAACATCGCACCCGACGGCGGGACGACGTCTGCCGGGACGCGGGTCGCGTGGGTGTACCGGGACATCGCCACCAGCGAGCTCTGGCCACAGCCTGCCGACGAACGGCCCCCGCTGCCCGTACGCTTCGCCGGCCACATAGGCTCGTGGGCGCAGGGAAGCGCGGGCCGGCCCGTCAGGGTCGAAGGTCTGCTCGTCACCGTCGACGATCGCAAGCCCGTCGCGCCGACGCACGTCGAGCTGGCGCGCTTTAGCCGGGCATCCGATGACCCGCACCGCCGCACAGTCATCGTCGGTTCCGACGAGAGCTGCCTGGTCGCCAGCCCTGTCCGGTCGACCTCTGCCGGTTTCGTCGTCGAGACCACGCTCGGGACCCCACAGGTCGGCCTGAGCCGGCGCTTGATGACGCTGGCGACCGAGCACCGGAACATCGACCACTGGCTGCGGAAGATTCCCCGGTCGGCGCCCGATCTCACTCTGACCGAACCCCTACGCGAAGCCGCGGACGAGCTGCGCGACCTGCTCGACGAGCTGCGGCGCCGTGCCGGGCCTGCTCCGCGCGAGATCAGCACAGCGACGTCCCACGCGCTTCTCGGCAGTATCGAGTTCACGCTCCGCCGGCTGTGCGACCACCTCGAGTACAACACGAATCGGGACGCGAACCGGCCCACTGCCCAGCCGGCGGACGGAGCGGCCGTGGCGCGCCGGCTGGGGCTGGACGACGAGACCTTTACGCAGCTCGTGAAAGCCGAGCCGGGCAGCCTCGACGGCACCGTCAACCGTCTCCTTGCCGCGGAACGACTGATGGTGTCGCATCCCTCATCGGTGCTGGGCAGGCTGGCACGCGCCGCGTCGCGCTGGACGCGGCTGGCCGCTTCCCGGACCGATCCCCCCAATTCCGTCATCCCCCTCGCGCGCGACGTGGTCGCGTTGTGCGACGAGATCCTGCAGACATCGGAGGTAGTCGATGGCCGCGAAGCCGGGTAGGGGCAAGGACCCCGCCGCGAAGGAAGCGGCCTTGCTCACCGAGGTCGAGAAGGGCCTGGCCTCGACGACACCGGTTCCGGATGAGATCGCGGCGGAAACACCCCGCTTCGACGTAGCCGACGCCGAGGTGACCACCGCTCTGAAGCTGCGAAACCTCTGGAACAACGTGAAGCAAAGAGAGACGCAGTGGCTTAATGCGAAGAACAAAGCGGACAAGGCCCTTGCCGACCTCGCGACCGAACAGGAACGGCTGAAGGCCGACCGGGCAGCCTTGGCGGAGCGGGAGGAACGTGCCGCCGAACGTGAGGCCGCGCTCGCACGCGCTGAGGCCGAGATCGAGTCGCAGCGCTCAGCCGCGAAAGCGGGGTTCGCCGACGAGCTTCGGACGATGACGAAAGACGCCGCCTGCCGCCGCGACGAGCTCCTCGCCGAGGCCGCGACGATCGAGGACGAGGCCCGCAGACGCGCGGATGCGATCAGATCCGCGGCCCACGACGAAGTGCAGCGCGAACGCGAACGCATCACCGCGGAGACGGTCCGGCTACGCGACCTGCAGGCGGATCTCAACATGCAAAAGGCCCAGCTCGAGCACGAGATCGAATGGGCGCGCACCCGCGAGGCGATGGCCGCGGAGCACCTGGAACGACGCACAGAGGAGCGTGTCACCCTCATCCGCGCGGACCTCGACGAGGCCCGGCAAATGCTCGAGATCGAGCGGGATCTCCGCCAATCCCGCGACCAGGCACTACGCGACCTGCGGAACCAGCTTGACACCTATGGAGACGACCCTCAGATCCTCCAAGAGGAGAACGACGCGCTGCGGTCCCAGGTGGCCAACTTGCGCGATGAACTCAGCCGTCGACCGTCCCAGGAGCAGGTCGACGACCTGCGCCAGCGCGCGCAGCGTGCCGAGGAGGCACAAGAGCAGGAGACGTACTGGCGGCAACAACACGACCGCATCGACCGCCAGCTTCGGTACCAGCTGATGAACGTCGGCGAGCTGGAGGTTCTCCGGGACGAGCGCGACACGCTGGCCGCGCAACGGGAAACGCTCCGGCAAGCTCTTGCACAGCAGCGCAAGGAATGGGAGGACCTACAGGCGAGCCAGAACGTTACAGAGCCGTTCCCGGCATGCTCCGCCTACGATCGTGACTCCGGCTTGCAGCAGTGGCCTGCGGAGTTCTCCGATCTCGGCGCGGACTTTACGCTTGCCCATCTCGTTGTAGACATCCGCGCCCGGATGGCGACCGCGTCGCCCGTCGCCTTCTACTACACCGAGTCGGACGTCCGTTTGTTTATGGCGGGACTTGCTGCGAGCCGCCTGCATCTGCTGCAAGGGATGTCCGGAACCGGCAAGACCAGCCTTCCCCGCGAGTTCTTCCAAGCACTCAGCGGCGATGGTGCCGCGCAGATGATCGAGGTGCAGGCCGGCTGGCGAGACAAGGACGATCTCTTCGGCTACTATAATGCGTTCGAGAAGCGATTCGCGGAGAGTGAGTTCACGAAGGCACTCTACCGGGCCCTGCTCCCGGCAAACGAGGATCGCCCCATGGTTATCGTGCTCGACGAGATGAACCTCGCCCATCCTGAGCAGTACTTCGGGTCGATGCTCTCGATCCTGGAGACCGCGGTGAGCGAGCCAGGCTATGTCGACCTCCTGACGCACGAGTTGCAGGGGGTGCCCGAGCGGTTCGAGGGTTCACGTCTCCCACTTGCGCGCAACGTCTGGTTCGTGGGTACTGCCAACCACGACGAGACGACGGTCGCGTTCGCGGACAAGACCTACGATCGCGCCCACGTCCAAGAACTCCCGGCCCGCCACGAACCATTCGCGGCATCCAAGCAAGCCCCTGCCGCTCCGATCGCGTTCAGCGAGCTGAGAGGGGCGTTCGAGGCGGCGATGCGTGATCATCGCGCCGACGCCGACACAGTGAAACAGTTTTTGAACGATCACCTTCACGAGCGCTTCGCCCGATTTGGGGTCAGCTGGGGCAACCGGTTCGAACGCCAGGCCGAGCGGTTCGTACCTGTCATCCTCGCGACGGGTGGAGACATGACCGAAGCGGTGGATCACCTGGTGGCGACCAAGCTGGTGCGCAAGCTCGAAGATCGGTTCGGCGTCGTTCCCGACCAGCTCGCCGAGTTGGCCGACGACATCGAAAAGCGCTGGAGCCTCGACGGCGGAAAACCGGTGAAGACGCTCGACAGGATTCGGCGGGAGGCATCCCGGCTGCGGGGCGGTTACGGCTCGTGACTCCCCCTCGGGACCGTGTGTCGGGCCGCGCCAGCGAACCACTTCCGAACTGGACCGGGCGATGGGCAGCCGGGGGAATCCCCTGTCTCGACGATCGACGCGACGCTGGGAACGCCTCTCGGGACGACAGCACCTCGGATGATCTCGACGCCCTCGCGACGCTGGGGGCCGGCTTGCATGCGGCCGTGAGCACCGGATCCTGGTCTGCCGTACGAGACGCGCAGCTGCTCGCAGGGCTGGATGATGAGAGCCTCCAACTCGACCGGCGGGAGATCGTCCTGCGGGACAACATCTCCTCGATCGCCCAGGTCTGTGAACGGTTCGTCACGCGGCTCGGTGAACTCGTGGAGCTTCGCCCGGTCGCCCAGGTCAAGCGGCCTGCCCGGAAGGCACTCGCCCGCCTGGCCGCGCACACCGAGGACTGGGCGGCCAGGACCCTGAGCGGCCCGATCCCACGGCGAGCCCTCGCCGTATCCCGCGATGAGGACGCGGACCTCTACGAGAACCGGATGGTGATCGAGCTCGTCCATCCGATCCTCACCTCGGCGATCTCAGCCCGTGTTCAGCGCCTTCGACGGATACGCGCCGACTTGGCCGATCTCGAACGTGCCCGCGACGAGGGAACGCATCGACGCCGGGACCTGCTGTACCGGTTTTGGGGAGGTGACGCCGCCCGGGTTGGGGAATCGTCCGATCGCGCCGAGCGGACACTTGAGGAGCTGGAAGGGCTCGGAGCCCGGTTGCAGAACCTGCGCGGTAGCACCCTCGGACGACTGCTTCGTGGCCGCCGAACTGGACTGCGGACGCTCCGGCGTACGAACGTCATCGCCAATGACCGCCACTATCGTGCTGCCGGTCTCGTGTGGTCGGCGTTCGACCGCAAGCCCGATCTTCAGGAAGACCCCGAAGAACGCAGTGAGCGGCTACGACGACGCCATCTGGCGTTCGATCGGTACGCGCTGGGATTGCTCGTTCGCGCGTTCGCCGAGCTCGGTTACTCGCCTGACGGCGACACTATCCCGTCCCCCGGCCACCCTGTCACCCTCACCGGAGCGTGGGGCACGGCGACCATCCGCAAGGACGACGACGGCACGCTCACCCTTGAGTCACACGGCACGGCGACGCGGTTCGTTCCCTTGATCGATCTCGTCGGGCCGGACGACGACCCGACGACGGTCGAAGCGAGATGGCAGTCGGTGATCGGGGCGGTGGCGAAGCCCACGGTTGTCGTGCACCTCTCCGCAAGCGAACCCCTCCGCGCGCTGCCGCCCCGGCTGGCGGCACCCTTGATCTCCGCCGCCAAGGACGACATTGCGGGACGGCGCGACGCGACGGCGATCCCCGTCTCACCGCTGGAGACGACCAGCTTGGAACGAGTGGCTCGCGCTGTCGCTACTGCGGTAATGGCGCCGGCATTGCTGAGCTACCCACCGGCCGTCTCGCTGGACGGTCGCCCCGTACCGCGGCGCCTCATCGAGCGGCTCATGGACCTCGGCCCTCCCCGCCTCGGGATGAGCCCGATCTTCCACCGACCGACCCCTGACGAACTCCACCTGCGACGTCCGATGATCGCATCGGAGTCCACCCAGCTGGACACGCTCCTACGCGACATCAGCAGGAGGGCTAAGGCTCCTGGTTGGGAACGTGACATCGCCGACGAGATCTTGCGCCTCCGGTCAGGCTTCGCTAACGCCGAGTCGGCCGTGAATACCTTCCTCACGTGTCCGGGATGCGGCAACGAGGCGAGCCCTGAGCAGGTGGGTCGGGAGAAGGACCTCTTTTCGATCACCTGTCGTTCGTGCGGCACGCGCTGGGGCCATGAACGATGTGGGGCCTGCCAGGCCCGCGTCCCGATCATCGAGCCGGAACGCGAGCCTCTCAATCCAGAAGTACGCGGTCCCGGATGGGTCGAACGCATCTTCGGCCACGAGGCACTCGCGTCGCCCTGCTGGGCGCGAACCGTCGGTGCCCGCTACATCTGCACCAGCTGCGGGAAATGCCCGGAAAGCGGGAGCGAGGCGGGAGTCAACTGCACCCGCTGCTACACCGCGCCGTCATACTGCGGGACATGATATTCTTTTCGCACGTAAGCTGCGGCTTACCAGCTGGAGTCAAGTCGGCAGTGTCAATCGCCCCGACTGTCTTCATCTAACCTGATGGTGTTGTCGACCTCCTCGACTACAGCCACTCCAAAGCGGTCACAATGTAGGCCTACGAGCCCTGGCCCGACAGATCACGAGCGATTCCGCAAAGGGATCGATATACCGATCCGGAAGAAGTGGCGCATGCCCCAACTCGCCTTCGCGCACAAATTCAGGAGAACCACGACCTGCTGAAGAAGCCGATAAAGGCCGGCTTGCCTGAGGCGATGGCGAAGCGCCATTAGCCGGTCATCGAGCTGCACGCGGACAAGGGCCCGACTGGAATCAGTGAACAGGGCGCCCGACCCGCGAATGCGCACCACCCGCATTATTGGCACGCAGGCAAGCGTTGGAGAAGTCGGACGCAGATTCATTGAAAGCCTGCATCTGACTCGTTTGCGCATGTCACGCACAATAGTCACTACCTCGGCAGGAATCTCAAAGGCGATCGCCTTGACGCCACCTTCATACAATGGAGTTAGGACAGGCGGGACCCCCTCTGCAACAATTCCTTCCATTTGCAGATCTCGCGTGATTCGCGCTGCCGGCCGCGTGAAACCTCGAAGCATTCGGTCGTCACCGTACCCGCATACCTCATAGATTACTTCACGGGGAATGCGGCCGCCCAGAGTGGCGGCTTCGCGGATGACATCTGCGTGCTCCCACCCCTCTGCATCGAGACGTTCCAGCAAGGAGATGACCCCGACGGGCGTCCAAGAGCCAGACACCTCGCGGCCGACCCGCTCCGCGTCGTCAATCGACTCCTCGTTCACGTGGACGTGAAGTACGTGAGAACGCCTTAGGAGATCAGTGGGTCGCATCATGAATAGCTGAGCATTACATGCGCCGAACAGCTCTGACACGAGCTCCGGGCGTGGACCGATAACCTCTGATTGGTACCGCCACCACCAATCTTCCTTGACATCTCCAGTCACTATAAGGAGGTCACCACCGCGCCGACGGATTTCGTCGACAGACTGTTTCCAAACCAAATAGTCGCCTGCCGCGCCTTCCGGCAACGAACTATCAGCCTTCTCCGAATCGAGGTAGCCTGGCGGGACCTTCGCAGCCACTCGCGCAGCACCTTCTTTGATCGCAGCTCTCCACTCCTGCTCGGCAGGTGCCGCACCCACACGGCCGTCAAGCAGTTCCTCGAGTTGCTTCAGAACCTCCTCGCCCATTGCACCGCCAGCAATGCCAACGGACGCCGGAGCATGAGCTTCGACCGCCTCATTCAGCTCTCCATACATGGCACCGGCCATGCTGATCAGTCGTTCCCGATCTCTGTTGAGCACGGCCGTCGTACGCGCCCATTGGTCGATCGCGTCTATTAGCGAGCGCTGACTCTTGCTAAATGCATCCAAGACCTGTTTGGTACTGGCTCCACGGTTTACAATCACACTCAATCTGTTCCGCCAGAACTCACGCATAACCTGATGCGGAATCCAAAGGCGTTCACCCAGCCGTCGAAGGATGTCGAGGAGGTCATCACGGGTTGCGGAATTGTAGCGATAGAGACTGAGCAAGACATTCGCGTCCAGTACGACAGTCGCGGTCCGTATTGCATTACTCAGCGCATCCTCATCAGGAACTCGATAGCCGCGAAAATCGTCGTACATCCCCCAGCCATCTGCGCGCTCGGTCGACATCCAGCCACCT
This window harbors:
- a CDS encoding AAA family ATPase, coding for MAAKPGRGKDPAAKEAALLTEVEKGLASTTPVPDEIAAETPRFDVADAEVTTALKLRNLWNNVKQRETQWLNAKNKADKALADLATEQERLKADRAALAEREERAAEREAALARAEAEIESQRSAAKAGFADELRTMTKDAACRRDELLAEAATIEDEARRRADAIRSAAHDEVQRERERITAETVRLRDLQADLNMQKAQLEHEIEWARTREAMAAEHLERRTEERVTLIRADLDEARQMLEIERDLRQSRDQALRDLRNQLDTYGDDPQILQEENDALRSQVANLRDELSRRPSQEQVDDLRQRAQRAEEAQEQETYWRQQHDRIDRQLRYQLMNVGELEVLRDERDTLAAQRETLRQALAQQRKEWEDLQASQNVTEPFPACSAYDRDSGLQQWPAEFSDLGADFTLAHLVVDIRARMATASPVAFYYTESDVRLFMAGLAASRLHLLQGMSGTGKTSLPREFFQALSGDGAAQMIEVQAGWRDKDDLFGYYNAFEKRFAESEFTKALYRALLPANEDRPMVIVLDEMNLAHPEQYFGSMLSILETAVSEPGYVDLLTHELQGVPERFEGSRLPLARNVWFVGTANHDETTVAFADKTYDRAHVQELPARHEPFAASKQAPAAPIAFSELRGAFEAAMRDHRADADTVKQFLNDHLHERFARFGVSWGNRFERQAERFVPVILATGGDMTEAVDHLVATKLVRKLEDRFGVVPDQLAELADDIEKRWSLDGGKPVKTLDRIRREASRLRGGYGS
- a CDS encoding zinc ribbon domain-containing protein; amino-acid sequence: MSTGSWSAVRDAQLLAGLDDESLQLDRREIVLRDNISSIAQVCERFVTRLGELVELRPVAQVKRPARKALARLAAHTEDWAARTLSGPIPRRALAVSRDEDADLYENRMVIELVHPILTSAISARVQRLRRIRADLADLERARDEGTHRRRDLLYRFWGGDAARVGESSDRAERTLEELEGLGARLQNLRGSTLGRLLRGRRTGLRTLRRTNVIANDRHYRAAGLVWSAFDRKPDLQEDPEERSERLRRRHLAFDRYALGLLVRAFAELGYSPDGDTIPSPGHPVTLTGAWGTATIRKDDDGTLTLESHGTATRFVPLIDLVGPDDDPTTVEARWQSVIGAVAKPTVVVHLSASEPLRALPPRLAAPLISAAKDDIAGRRDATAIPVSPLETTSLERVARAVATAVMAPALLSYPPAVSLDGRPVPRRLIERLMDLGPPRLGMSPIFHRPTPDELHLRRPMIASESTQLDTLLRDISRRAKAPGWERDIADEILRLRSGFANAESAVNTFLTCPGCGNEASPEQVGREKDLFSITCRSCGTRWGHERCGACQARVPIIEPEREPLNPEVRGPGWVERIFGHEALASPCWARTVGARYICTSCGKCPESGSEAGVNCTRCYTAPSYCGT
- a CDS encoding PIN-like domain-containing protein, producing MSTERADGWGMYDDFRGYRVPDEDALSNAIRTATVVLDANVLLSLYRYNSATRDDLLDILRRLGERLWIPHQVMREFWRNRLSVIVNRGASTKQVLDAFSKSQRSLIDAIDQWARTTAVLNRDRERLISMAGAMYGELNEAVEAHAPASVGIAGGAMGEEVLKQLEELLDGRVGAAPAEQEWRAAIKEGAARVAAKVPPGYLDSEKADSSLPEGAAGDYLVWKQSVDEIRRRGGDLLIVTGDVKEDWWWRYQSEVIGPRPELVSELFGACNAQLFMMRPTDLLRRSHVLHVHVNEESIDDAERVGREVSGSWTPVGVISLLERLDAEGWEHADVIREAATLGGRIPREVIYEVCGYGDDRMLRGFTRPAARITRDLQMEGIVAEGVPPVLTPLYEGGVKAIAFEIPAEVVTIVRDMRKRVRCRLSMNLRPTSPTLACVPIMRVVRIRGSGALFTDSSRALVRVQLDDRLMALRHRLRQAGLYRLLQQVVVLLNLCAKASWGMRHFFRIGISIPLRNRS